One genomic region from Diabrotica undecimpunctata isolate CICGRU chromosome 9, icDiaUnde3, whole genome shotgun sequence encodes:
- the LOC140450791 gene encoding uncharacterized protein — MAIYRSKYLRTNTIGTVKQEIKETYSRASIKWLNQFSNVQHALNGGEVTIWGGKVDGFSEESNTVYQYHGCFWHGHPECFKNDTVNHVNNETMSDLYERTIRRSKQIKEAGYNLVEIWECEWIKSKECKNAADPQLIEPLKPREAFFGGRTNAIKLNVTGKKLRYIDIVSLYPTVQYYDQYPVGHPTKIHAPEVYDTNWFGLVHCQILPPTDLYHPVLPVKTDKLMFPLCNQCVLEDCENCDHDDSERMLRGTWTTLEINKALEKGYKIIKIYEVWHFEQTSTDLFKGYVKDFMKIKLETSPHTYATNEEYARAVKEQMDIELDLSKIAPNPGKRAVAKICLNSLWGKFGQRMNMKQTEYVVDIKRWYEVLMNDKINLTNVTFINDNIAQVSYDYKDVFVEDPTSTNIFVALFTTSNARLRLYEMIDRLGEAVAYFDTDSIVYIDDGLNTVETGEMLGDWSDELPGDDYIVEWLSTGPKSYFYKTAKGKEVTKIKGFTLNYENSLVLNASAMNDIIHDPTKEIKLTYDQIGRDTETKDIVTRKRVSKTFKMAYKKRKIIQSDDSLIDTAPLGFQKL, encoded by the coding sequence ATGGCCATATATAGATCTAAATATCTTCGAACAAACACCATTGGCACTGTAAAGCAGGAGATAAAGGAGACATATAGCCGGGCATCAATAAAATGGCTCAATCAATTTTCTAACGTACAACATGCTCTTAATGGCGGAGAAGTGACAATTTGGGGTGGTAAAGTTGATGGTTTCTCGGAAGAGTCGAATACTGTGTACCAGTACCACGGTTGCTTCTGGCATGGTCACCCAGAATGCTTTAAGAACGACACAGTTAACCACGTCAACAATGAGACAATGAGTGACTTGTACGAGAGAACAATAAGACgatcaaaacaaataaaagaagcaGGGTACAACTTGGTAGAAATCTGGGAATGTGAATggataaaatcaaaagaatgtaAAAACGCCGCAGATCCTCAACTTATTGAACCCTTAAAGCCTCGTGAAGCATTCTTTGGCGGTAGAACAAACGCCATAAAACTAAACGTGACTGGAAAAAAGCTCAGATACATAGATATTGTATCACTGTATCCAACCGTACAATATTACGATCAATATCCAGTTGGCCACCCTACAAAAATACATGCACCTGAAGTATACGATACTAATTGGTTTGGTCTAGTACATTGCCAAATACTACCACCTACTGATTTATACCATCCTGTATTACCTGTCAAAACTGACAAATTAATGTTTCCGCTGTGTAATCAATGCGTCTTGGAAGATTGCGAAAATTGTGATCATGATGACTCGGAAAGAATGCTGAGGGGTACATGGACAACTCTAGAAATTAATAAGGCCTTAGAAAAagggtacaaaataataaaaatttacgaaGTGTGGCATTTTGAGCAAACATCGACAGATTTGTTCAAGGGATATGTCAAAGATTTTATGAAGATCAAATTAGAAACTAGTCCACATACGTATGCCACAAATGAAGAGTACGCTCGGGCTGTAAAAGAGCAGATGGACATAGAGCTCGATTTATCTAAAATAGCCCCAAATCCCGGTAAACGAGCAGTCGCTAAAATATGCCTAAATAGTCTATGGGGTAAATTTGGCCAAAGAATGAATATGAAACAGACAGAGTATGTTGTGGACATTAAAAGATGGTACGAAGTTTTGATGaacgataaaataaatttaacaaacgTCACATTTATTAATGATAATATAGCACAAGTCTCTTACGATTATAAAGACGTGTTTGTGGAAGACCCAACATCTACGAATATTTTTGTGGCATTATTTACGACCAGTAACGCTCGTCTAAGACTGTACGAGATGATTGATAGGCTAGGAGAGGCTGTAGCTTATTTCGACACAGACTCCATTGTCTACATTGATGATGGCCTAAACACGGTCGAAACAGGTGAAATGTTGGGCGATTGGAGTGATGAGTTGCCTGGAGATGACTACATAGTTGAATGGCTCAGTACAGGTCCTAAAAGTTATTTTTACAAAACAGCCAAGGGCAAAGAGGTGACTAAAATCAAAGGTTTCACTTTAAACTACGAAAACAGCCTAGTACTCAATGCCTCCGCCATGAATGACATCATACACGATccaaccaaagaaattaagctcACGTATGACCAGATCGGCAGGGATACAGAGACCAAAGATATTGTTACGAGAAAAAGGGTATCAAAGACTTTCAAGATGGCCTACAAGAAACGAAAAATAATACAAAGTGATGACTCATTAATTGACACAGCACCTCTTGGctttcaaaaattataa
- the LOC140450790 gene encoding uncharacterized protein, with protein sequence MAIVGPDYRFISVDIGGFGKNSDGGIFEASNMGRRFETNQMGVPEPKNLPGQNELSPHVLIGDEAFALKPYLLRPFPYSQSRTDIFKENYNVRLCKARRVVENAFGILAQKWRIFYRPMETKIDTSILIVKTACILHNFLRTKKCDDRFIELLDPPEPELGAFQNLTMTQGELQDWHFLFEKNLPRILIQDYE encoded by the coding sequence ATGGCTATTGTTGGCCCAGATTATAGATTCATTTCAGTTGATATTGGCGGTTTTGGCAAAAACAGCGACGGTGGAATATTCGAAGCTTCCAACATGGGAAGAAGATTTGAAACAAATCAGATGGGTGTACCTGAGCCGAAAAATCTCCCAGGCCAGAATGAACTTTCCCCCCATGTCTTAATTGGAGACGAAGCCTTTGCACTAAAACCATACTTGTTGAGGCCCTTTCCATACAGTCAAAGCAGAACAGATATTTTCAAGGAAAATTATAATGTGAGGCTCTGTAAAGCGAGAAGAGTAGTAGAAAACGCTTTCGGAATATTGGCACAAAAATGGCGTATATTCTACAGACCaatggaaacaaaaattgatacTAGTATTCTCATTGTGAAAACTGCATGTATTTTGCATAATTTTCTAAGGACAAAAAAATGTGATGATAGATTCATAGAACTTTTAGATCCACCAGAGCCTGAACTTGGAGCATTTCAAAATTTGACAATGACCCAAGGAGAGCTGCAAGACTGGCATTTTCTGTTCGAGAAAAATTTGCCACGTATTTTAATTCAGGACTATGAATAG
- the LOC140449564 gene encoding uncharacterized protein isoform X2, protein MMEVLVQWRDRSICLVCTNKLEVVNKDDTFKNGTRVKMLHNERWYFGIILDMKGYCGGSSSEENEPLTNTEIGSESDNTDNSEKNNKKSSDHLNNGDPYSDIDLSDTNDPTYTQCCEVPKCRGEVFSSCFRCQILLCWNHFMEDLPTCAKHRNQDSSDDSFVSKRRYRKKKKIDNRKPEDYNVESASKEYEREVLTRTNKKGVAQVLRRSGAQYVSVDTKKTVSGRKLGSSCNSEWCKKGGRNCSKFSKEVRQSIFDNFYKLANVQLQREYIARHVKQVKKKFAQLQISNLGVRTLTYFFFLWMETLSRCVVHFL, encoded by the coding sequence ATGATGGAAGTTTTGGTGCAATGGAGGGATCGCTCAATATGTTTGGTATGTACAAATAAACTAGAGGTGGTAAACAAGGACGATACGTTTAAAAACGGTACACGTGTTAAAATGCTACATAATGAAAGGTGGTATTTTGGAATCATCCTTGATATGAAAGGATATTGTGGTGGCAGTTCGAGTGAAGAAAATGAACCTTTGACAAACACCGAGATTGGATCGGAATCAGATAATACAGATAAtagtgaaaaaaataataaaaaatcaagtGACCATTTAAACAACGGCGATCCCTACTCGGATATAGACTTAAGCGATACAAACGATCCCACTTATACTCAGTGCTGTGAAGTACCAAAATGCAGAGGAGAAGTGTTCAGTTCCTGTTTCCGTTGTCAAATCCTTCTCTGCTGGAATCATTTCATGGAGGATTTGCCTACTTGTGCTAAGCATCGCAACCAAGATTCCAGTGATGATTCGTTTGTGTCAAAAAGGAGATATCGCAAAAAAAAGAAGATCGATAATCGAAAGCCCGAAGATTACAACGTAGAAAGTGCATCAAAGGAATATGAAAGGGAAGTCTTGAcgagaacaaataaaaagggagTTGCTCAAGTTTTACGACGAAGTGGTGCTCAATATGTTTCAGTAGACACCAAAAAGACTGTTAGCGGACGTAAACTAGGTTCATCCTGTAACAGTGAGTGGTGTAAAAAGGGCGGTAGGAATTGCAGTAAGTTTAGTAAAGAAGTTAGGCAATCAATATTTGATAACTTCTATAAATTGGCTAATGTACAACTCCAACGCGAATATATTGCGCGGCACgttaaacaagttaaaaaaaaatttgcacAACTTCAAATCTCAAATCTAGGCGTGAGAACACTAACTTATTTTTTCTTCCTTTGGATGGAAACACTGTCCAGGTGTGTCGTTCATTTTTTATGA
- the LOC140449564 gene encoding uncharacterized protein isoform X1 — MNTLNVSEKAIRTVLTKMDSTGFIEKDNRGGRCANVVLKDEAKRKLIENHINRFPRVESHYCRKDSTREYLHSDLTLKRMYAMFINESGFDEDKPSFTTYRAVFKAKNLSFHRPKKDLCSLCKTYHESSKEKKVEMQTTYDEHTKSKNAIREYKSLCKISAESDPEKTVCLCFDLQQVIHLPISNENAIFYKRRLACYNLTFYNLASRDCHCFTWNECDSGRGSCEISTALFKILLKYDEKKVKIVNLFADGCGGQNRNTIVVAALLFIVSKSNHIGEISLCFFTANHGQNEGDSAHSAISYAIKKAGELFIPSQLTPVIRLARLAKPYEVHTFSFGDFWDFKTLGENLRIRSLRIDDQGNGFKWTEVTEFKVTKNDLQKIFFKTSHLEENYRSVTLKRQNTPFLTKPLNKLNTEPRPISMAKYKDLNTLCTGNTPVIRLPEHINFYKSLPHTAE, encoded by the coding sequence ATGAATACGTTAAATGTAAGTGAAAAAGCCATTCGTACTGTACTAACTAAAATGGATAGTACTGGCTTTATAGAAAAAGACAATCGTGGTGGTAGATGTGCTAACGTCGTTCTAAAGGACGAAGCTAAAAGAAAACTAATCGAAAATCATATTAATCGTTTTCCGCGAGTAGAGTCGCATTATTGTCGCAAAGATAGCACTCGGGAATATCTTCATAGTGACTTAACTTTAAAAAGGATGTATGCAATGTTTATTAATGAATCGGGTTTCGATGAAGACAAACCGTCTTTTACGACATATCGCGCAGTTTTTAAGGCTAAGAATCTATCTTTCCATAGGCCCAAAAAAGATTTATGTAGTTTATGCAAAACGTATCACGAAAGttctaaagaaaaaaaagtagAAATGCAAACGACTTACGATGAACATACAAAGTCGAAAAATGCTATACGAGAGTATAAAAGCCTTTGTAAAATTTCAGCTGAAAGTGATCCTGAAAAAACGGTGTGCTTATGTTTTGACCTACAACAAGTAATACACTTACCTATATCGAACGAAAATGCGATTTTTTACAAAAGAAGACTTgcttgttataatttaacattttataactTGGCCTCTCGCGACTGTCATTGCTTTACGTGGAACGAATGCGATAGTGGACGAGGGAGCTGTGAAATATCTACAGccttatttaaaatccttttaaaatatgACGAAAAAAAAGTTAAGATAGTTAATTTATTTGCAGATGGCTGTGGAGGACAAAACCGCAATACCATCGTAGTAGCGGCTCTTTTGTTTATCGTTTCTAAGTCAAATCACATTGGCGAAATTAGCCTGTGCTTTTTTACTGCAAACCACGGCCAAAATGAAGGAGACTCTGCTCATAGTGCCATTTCGTATGCCATTAAAAAAGCGGGCGAATTGTTTATTCCGTCCCAGTTAACACCTGTTATTCGTCTTGCAAGACTTGCTAAGCCCTATGAGGTACATACCTTTAGTTTTGGGGACTTTTGGGATTTTAAAACTTTAGGCGAAAATCTTCGAATAAGGTCATTGCGAATAGATGATCAAGGTAATGGCTTTAAATGGACAGAGGTAACAGAGTTCAAAGTTACTAAAAAcgatttacaaaaaattttctttaaaacaaGTCACCTAGAAGAAAATTATCGATCAGTCACTCTAAAGCGACAAAATACTCCTTTCCTAACTAAACcactaaataaattaaacacaGAGCCCCGACCTATATCGATGGCAAAATATAAAGATTTGAACACTCTCTGTACCGGTAACACACCAGTGATACGGTTACCAgaacatattaatttttataaatctcTGCCTCATACAGcggaatga